The nucleotide sequence CGTCCGTGGTGAGCCCGGGCGGTCCCTCCGCGAACGTGGTGTGGATGCCGAGGACGTGCGCCGGGAACCGGCCGCCGAGCACCGTGGTGATGTTGCCTCCCCAGTCGCCGCCGTGGGCGGCGAACCGGGGGTAGCCGAGCCGTTCCATCAGCTCGACCCACGCGGCCGCGATCTTTTCGGTCCCCCACCCGGTGGTGGCCGGCTTGTCGCTGTAACCGAAGCCCGGCAGCGACGGGACCACGACGTGGAACGCCGGCGTGCCGGCGTCGGCCGGATCGGCCAGCTCGGCCACGACGTCGACGAACTCGGCGATGCTGCCCGGCCAGCCGTGGGTCAGGATCAGCGGCGTGGCGTCCGCGCGCGGGGACCGGCGGTGCAGGAAGTGGATGCCCAGCCCGTCGATGGTCGTGCGGAACTGGCCGATCCGGTCGAGGCGCTCTTCGAACGACCGCCAGTCGTACTCGCTGCGCCAGTAGCCGACGACGTCGGCGAGGTCGGCGAGCGGAACGCCCTGGTCCCAGCGGTCGGCGCCGGCCGCGGCGCGCGGGACCGTCTCGGCCTCCGGCAGCCGCGCCGCGGCCAGCCGCGCGCGCAGATCGTCGAGGTCGGCGTCGGTGGTGCGGGTTTCGAACGCTTGCACGTCGCAGGACATGAGACCTCCTGGCCATCGCGGAACCGGCTAAGACGGTTCTAACACGGCGTCCGGCCGACAGGCAACCGGCTAAGGTGGTTCCATGCGTGCTGGCTTCCCCGACTTCCGCCTCGGTGGCGTGCTGGCGACCAGCTTCACGGCGACGCTGACCGAGCGCCGCGGCGACGCCATCGAGCGCATTCCCACCCCACAGCGGCTCGTCGACTGGCTGACCGTGAGCGGCCTCGCCGTGGAGTCCTGCACCGCCGCCCAGCTCGGCCTCGCCCGCGAACTGCGGGAGTCGATCCACGCCGCCGCGACCGCGGCCGCCCTCGGGGAGGCCCTTCCCGCGGCCGCGGTCCAGGTCATCAACGACCGCAGCCTGCAGGGCCGGGCCGCGGCGGTCCTGACGCCGGAAGGTCATCGGCGATGGCAGCTCGGCCCGGCCTCCTGTGTGGCGGATGCCCTCGGCGTGATCGCCGCCGACGCGATCGGTATCCTCGCGGGTGAACGAGACGGGAAATTGGCCTTGTGCGCGTCACCGACCTGCCGGGCGGCGTTCTTCGACACCAGTCAGAGCCGCACCCGGAAATGGTGTGACATGAACACGTGCGGGAATCGCCAGAAAAAGGCACGCTTCAACGCCAATCAGCGCAAGAACTCCTGACCTCGATCAATTGACGGGCGTCAGCTCCGGAAGCCGGGGATCGGGCAGGCGGAGGGTTTCCGGCGTGGCCGGGCCAAGGGGCCGTCCGGTGAGGAAAGCGCGCCTGGTGCGGGCGAAGCCGTGGCGGTCGTCGAAGATGTCGTGGCTCATTTCGGCGAGTTCCCTGATCCGGTAGGTCTCCAAGGGCCTGCGGTGTTCGTCGGCTTCCCGGGTCTCCCGTTTGCGGCGGAGCAGGGCGTCCGCGCGGCCGTCGGCGGCCAGTTCGGTGGCGTAGTCCAGCACGGCCGCGGGGAACGCGGTGCGGTCGGGTGCGGCGAGCCGGTCGACGAGCCCGATCTCGGCCGCTTCGGCGGCGGTGATCGGGCCGCAGTCGGTGGTCAGCCGGTCCGCCTCTGCTTCGCCGGCCCGGCGAGGCAGCACGTAGGTCCAGTATTCCGAGCCGTAGAGGCC is from Amycolatopsis mediterranei and encodes:
- a CDS encoding CGNR zinc finger domain-containing protein, with the translated sequence MRAGFPDFRLGGVLATSFTATLTERRGDAIERIPTPQRLVDWLTVSGLAVESCTAAQLGLARELRESIHAAATAAALGEALPAAAVQVINDRSLQGRAAAVLTPEGHRRWQLGPASCVADALGVIAADAIGILAGERDGKLALCASPTCRAAFFDTSQSRTRKWCDMNTCGNRQKKARFNANQRKNS
- a CDS encoding epoxide hydrolase family protein; the protein is MSCDVQAFETRTTDADLDDLRARLAAARLPEAETVPRAAAGADRWDQGVPLADLADVVGYWRSEYDWRSFEERLDRIGQFRTTIDGLGIHFLHRRSPRADATPLILTHGWPGSIAEFVDVVAELADPADAGTPAFHVVVPSLPGFGYSDKPATTGWGTEKIAAAWVELMERLGYPRFAAHGGDWGGNITTVLGGRFPAHVLGIHTTFAEGPPGLTTDGLTAAEREWTEETRHFWHHRAAYAKQQATRPQTIGYALVDSPVGLLAWILDKFAEWSDTEDSPFETMSRDRILDDVTLYWLTRTGASAARIYYESHNSLDPGLRVDVPAAITMYPRDIEKYPRAWAQERYRRIVRWRVPEAGGHFPSLEVPGYFVKDLQEGLAAVLAAPR